From the Maridesulfovibrio zosterae DSM 11974 genome, the window TCTATCCTTGACGCTGTTTGTGTCTGGGGTTTTCACAAATAACCCTCAGAACACCCTTGCGTCTGATTACTTTGCATTTGGGACAAATCTTCTTAACAGATGGTCTAACTTTCATGACCGTCTCCAAATAATGCAGTTTTACAGTTTCACCAACCGGGAGCTAGCCGGTTGTGGCCTAATATGCCTCGACCGTCTGACTAAAAGACAATCGATCCATGCCAGTCTTTCGTTGCCGCGAAATTCAAGAGGTGTACTCTATAGAACGATTTCAAAAAAATCAACCCCTAAAAAGTACTTATACGATATTTTAAGGTCGACTTAAAATAATAGGTCCATCAGCAGTTACGGCAATGGTATGCTCAAAATGGGCAGACAGCTTCCTGTCTTTGGTTACAGCAGTCCATTTGTCATCGAGAATTTCAATGTCATACGAACCTTCAGTGACCATTGGTTCAATGGCCAAAACCATTCCGCTTTTGAGTTGCACACCAGGAAGACCAGAAGGAACAAAGTTAGGAACTTCAGGTTTCTCATGCAGGTTACGGCCAATGCCATGCCCTACAAATCTCCTGACTACTCCGTACCCTTCACCTTCAGCATAATCCTGAACAGCTTTAGAAATGTCATAAAGACTGTTCCCAGTCAAAGCCTGATTTATTCCTCGCATTAGAGATTCACGAGTCACATCAAGCAGTTTCTGTGCAGTGGCAGAAATTTTTCCTACAGGATATGTACGGGCTGAGTCACCGTAGAATCCCTGAAAAATAACACCCATATCAATACTTACAATATCACCTTCTTTCAGCACACGCTTATCAGAAGGAAAACCATGAACAATTTCTTCGTTCACAGAACAACAGAGAGCGAAAGGAAAACCATGGTAGCCTTTAAATGCTGGTTCTACCCCATAACCTTCGCAAGCTTTACAAGCAAGGTTTTCAAGGTCCATGGTCGTAATACCGGGCTTAATTGAATCGCCTAGAATATCCAGTATGTTAGAAACAAGACGATTGGCCTCACGCATGAGGCCAATCTCTTTTTCATTCTTGAGGTAGATCCCTCTGAACTTTTTCAAAGTAACTACCTGCCCTTAATCTTGCTGCCCTTACCCATGAGTCCCTCATATTGACGAGAGATCATGTAAGATTCGATTTTACCCATAAAGTCCATAGCAACACCAACTACAATGAGAAGTGCTGTTCCACCGAAGTAGAAAGGAACATTAAACTGAGCAATAAGAAGCATAGGGATTACACAGATTGCGGAGACATACAAGGAACCCCAAAGGGTAATTCTTGCAAGAACACGGTCAATATATTCACGTGTTTTAACTCCTGGGCGAATACCAGGAATAAACCCACCCTGTTTCTGAATATTTTCAGCAATTCCTTTAGGATCAAAAATGATCGCTGTATAGAAGTAGCAGAAAAAGATGATCAGGGAGATATAAATTACATTGTAAAGTATGGCATCAGGCTTAAAATTAGCCGATATCTTGGAAAGAATCTCGTTATTAGAGAAACTGGCAAGAGTTGCAGGAAACATAAGAATACTGGATGCAAAAATTGGTGGAATAACACCAGCGGTGTTGATTCTAAGCGGAAGATGTGTTGTCTGACCGCCCATCATTTTACGTCCCATCATACGCTTAGCATAATGAATAGGTATTCTACGCTGCCCACGTTCCATATAAACAATAAAAGCCAGAATTACGACCATAAATGCCATAACGAATAAAAGCAGGAAGAGAGTAATCTCTCCGGCCTGCATCAAACGCACGGTATTAAAAATAGCAGCAGGAAGACCTGCAACAATACCTGCAAAAATGATCATGGATATACCGTTTCCTATGCCTTTCTCGGTCATTTGTTCACCGAGCCACATGAGAAAAACAGTACCGGCTGTCAGTGTAAGGATGGTAATACCCCTAAAGGCCCACCCTGCATGTAGTACAACAGGAGCTCCGGTAGGACTGGTCATACTTTCAAGGCCCATGGCTATGCCGAAACCCTGAACAATAGTAATCGCAACAGTAGCGTACCTGGTGTACTGAGTAATCTTCTTGCGTCCCTGGGCCCCTTCCTGACTAAGCCGCTTGAGTTCAGGACTTACTACATTAAGAAGTTGAATAATAATAGACGCGGAGATGTAGGGCATAATCCCTAACGCGAATATGGACAAGTTACGCAACCCGCCACCAGAGAACATGTCAAAAAGGCCGAAGAGAGTGTTAGAAACACTCTCAAAAAAATCGGCCAATGCTGCGCTGTCTACGCCCGGGACCGGGATGTGAATCCCGATCCGGTAGACAGCCAGAAGAAGAAAAGTCCAAAAGATCTTTTTCTTCAGTTCCGGCAGACGGGAAAGATTATCAACGCCAGACAATGCCACGTTTTATCCTTCCAGGGCTTTAGCCGAACCACCGGCCTTTGTGATTTTTTCAGTCGCAGAAGCGCTGAAGCGGTGTGCTTCGATGGTTACAGCAGCACTTACTTCACCCACTCCAAGAACTTTTACGAGTGCGCCTTTTTTGCAAAGGCCTCTTTCATAAATGTCTTCGAGAGATATTTCAGTTTTGCCTTCGAAAGCTCCAAGAATCTGGCCAACGTTCAAAGCAACATACTCTTCACGAAAGGGATTCTTGAAACCGCGTTTAGGAAGACGACGAGCCAGAGGCATCTGGCCACCTTCAAACCAAGCTGGGACACCACCACCGGAGCGGCTGTTCTGACCTTTATGGCCTTTACCGGATGTTCCACCTGTGCCTGAACCGCCGCCGCGACCTACGCGTTTGCGATTTTTACGTTCCTCTGGGAACGGATATATTTCGTGCAGCCTCATGATTCTGATACCTCCACAAGGTGCTCAACTTTTTTGATCATTCCGCGTACAACGGAACTGTCTTCAAAGCTTCTTTCCTGCCTGATCTTACGCAGTCCCAGTGCAACGAGAGTTGCACGCTGTTTGGGATTGCAACCGATCTTGCTGCGTACGAGTTTTACCTTAAGCATTATCTGTCCTCCTACTTTCTGGGAGTCACAACTTTCTTCCCGCGAAGATGAGAAACTTCATCAGCACTGCGCAGAGAAGCAAGTCCAGCGACTGTTGCGCGAAGGACATTATGCGGGTTGTTAGTGCCGATAGCCTTAGTAAGGATATCGTGGACTCCGACTACTTCAAGCACCGCACGTACAGGACCACCGGCAATGATACCGGTACCTTTAGAGGCGGGTTTGAGCATTACGCGTCCAGCACCGTAGCGGCCGAGAACTTCGTAAGGAAGGGTTCCGTCCAAAAGAGGTACGGAAATCATTTCTTTACGAGCCTTCTCTGAAGCTTTTCTAATAGCTTCAGGTACTTCGTTGGCTTTACCAAGTCCGAAACCGACCTGACCTTTACCGTCACCTACCACAACCAGGGCACTGAAGGAGAACCTTCTACCACCCTTCACAACTTTAGCTACTCGGTTGAGATAAACGATTTTTTCAATCAGACCCAGATCATTCTGTTCCATGGATATTCCCATAAGTTTAGAATTTCAGGCCACCCTCACGAGCGCCGTCTGCAAGGGCCTTG encodes:
- the rpmJ gene encoding 50S ribosomal protein L36, producing MKVRPSVKKICPKCKVIRRKGVLRVICENPRHKQRQG
- the map gene encoding type I methionyl aminopeptidase, encoding MKKFRGIYLKNEKEIGLMREANRLVSNILDILGDSIKPGITTMDLENLACKACEGYGVEPAFKGYHGFPFALCCSVNEEIVHGFPSDKRVLKEGDIVSIDMGVIFQGFYGDSARTYPVGKISATAQKLLDVTRESLMRGINQALTGNSLYDISKAVQDYAEGEGYGVVRRFVGHGIGRNLHEKPEVPNFVPSGLPGVQLKSGMVLAIEPMVTEGSYDIEILDDKWTAVTKDRKLSAHFEHTIAVTADGPIILSRP
- the secY gene encoding preprotein translocase subunit SecY, translating into MALSGVDNLSRLPELKKKIFWTFLLLAVYRIGIHIPVPGVDSAALADFFESVSNTLFGLFDMFSGGGLRNLSIFALGIMPYISASIIIQLLNVVSPELKRLSQEGAQGRKKITQYTRYATVAITIVQGFGIAMGLESMTSPTGAPVVLHAGWAFRGITILTLTAGTVFLMWLGEQMTEKGIGNGISMIIFAGIVAGLPAAIFNTVRLMQAGEITLFLLLFVMAFMVVILAFIVYMERGQRRIPIHYAKRMMGRKMMGGQTTHLPLRINTAGVIPPIFASSILMFPATLASFSNNEILSKISANFKPDAILYNVIYISLIIFFCYFYTAIIFDPKGIAENIQKQGGFIPGIRPGVKTREYIDRVLARITLWGSLYVSAICVIPMLLIAQFNVPFYFGGTALLIVVGVAMDFMGKIESYMISRQYEGLMGKGSKIKGR
- the rplO gene encoding 50S ribosomal protein L15 produces the protein MRLHEIYPFPEERKNRKRVGRGGGSGTGGTSGKGHKGQNSRSGGGVPAWFEGGQMPLARRLPKRGFKNPFREEYVALNVGQILGAFEGKTEISLEDIYERGLCKKGALVKVLGVGEVSAAVTIEAHRFSASATEKITKAGGSAKALEG
- the rpmD gene encoding 50S ribosomal protein L30, with translation MLKVKLVRSKIGCNPKQRATLVALGLRKIRQERSFEDSSVVRGMIKKVEHLVEVSES
- the rpsE gene encoding 30S ribosomal protein S5 gives rise to the protein MEQNDLGLIEKIVYLNRVAKVVKGGRRFSFSALVVVGDGKGQVGFGLGKANEVPEAIRKASEKARKEMISVPLLDGTLPYEVLGRYGAGRVMLKPASKGTGIIAGGPVRAVLEVVGVHDILTKAIGTNNPHNVLRATVAGLASLRSADEVSHLRGKKVVTPRK